The following are encoded together in the Microtus pennsylvanicus isolate mMicPen1 chromosome 8, mMicPen1.hap1, whole genome shotgun sequence genome:
- the Wnt5b gene encoding protein Wnt-5b produces MLVPGHWDGLRLTMPSLMLLFIAALLSSWAQLLTDASSWWSLALNPVQRPEMFIIGAQPVCSQLPGLSPGQRKLCQLYQEHMSYIGEGAKTGIRECQHQFRQRRWNCSTVDNTSVFGRVMQIGSRETAFTYAVSAAGVVNAISRACREGELSTCGCSRTARPKDLPRDWLWGGCGDNVEYGYRFAKEFVDAREREKNFAKGSEEQGRALMNLQNNEAGRRAVYKMADVACKCHGVSGSCSLKTCWLQLAEFRKVGDRLKEKYDSAAAMRVTRQGKLELANSRFNQPTPEDLVYVDPSPDYCLRNETTGSLGTQGRLCNKTSEGMDGCELMCCGRGYDRFKSVQVERCHCRFHWCCFVRCKKCTEIVDQYVCK; encoded by the exons ATGTTGGTCCCAGGGCACTGGGATGGGCTGAGGTTGACCATGCCCAGCCTGATGTTGCTGTTCAtagcagctctgctctccagctGGGCCCAGCTCCTGACTGATGCCAGCTCCTGGTG GTCGCTAGCTCTGAACCCGGTGCAGAGACCTGAGATGTTCATCATTGGTGCTCAGCCTGTGTGCAGCCAGCTTCCCGGGCTTTCCCCAGGCCAGAGAAAGCTGTGTCAGCTATATCAGGAGCACATGTCCTACATCGGGGAGGGAGCCAAGACGGGCATCAGGGAGTGCCAGCACCAGTTCCGGCAGAGGCGGTGGAACTGCAGCACTGTGGACAACACGTCTGTCTTTGGCAGAGTCATGCAGATAG GTAGCCGGGAGACTGCCTTCACCTATGCAGTGAGTGCTGCCGGGGTGGTGAATGCCATCAGCCGCGCTTGCCGAGAGGGTGAGCTGTCCACCTGTGGCTGCAGCCGGACGGCGAGGCCCAAGGACCTGCCACGAGACTGGCTGTGGGGTGGCTGTGGGGACAATGTGGAGTACGGCTACCGCTTTGCCAAAGAGTTTGTAGACGCCCGAGAGCGTGAGAAGAACTTTGCCAAGGGATCAGAGGAGCAGGGCCGAGCCCTCATGAACCTGCAGAACAACGAGGCTGGCCGCCGG gcTGTGTATAAGATGGCTGACGTCGCCTGCAAATGCCACGGCGTCTCAGGGTCCTGCAGCCTCAAGACCTGCTGGCTCCAGCTGGCTGAGTTCCGCAAGGTGGGGGACCGGCTGAAGGAGAAGTACGACAGTGCTGCGGCCATGCGTGTCACCCGCCAGGGCAAGCTGGAGCTGGCTAACAGCCGCTTCAACCAGCCCACCCCGGAGGACCTGGTCTACGTGGACCCCAGCCCTGACTACTGCCTGCGCAATGAGACCACAGGCTCACTGGGCACCCAGGGCCGCCTCTGCAACAAGACCTCTGAGGgcatggatggctgtgagctcaTGTGCTGTGGCCGCGGCTATGACCGCTTCAAGAGCGTCCAGGTGGAGCGCTGCCACTGCAGGTTCCACTGGTGTTGCTTTGTCAGGTGCAAAAAATGCACTGAGATCGTGGACCAGTATGTCTGTAAATGA